From a region of the Microbacterium sp. nov. GSS16 genome:
- a CDS encoding SGNH/GDSL hydrolase family protein, which produces MILHPPTRRRRTALAIGGALAVALAVTLGVTRPWLPPAETAPVAAAEDGVSPVALALPDDPEVLVFGDSWTYGSAATVPTDGYAYRLARLLPGDTVVRGVRGSGYQRAGLDGPDFLTRVGELESWIDPDLIILQGSINDRLSDAAAYPAAVNAVWDAMVAKYPGVPIVILGPAPHELPVGASTARIDRDLARLAEARGWWYISPVQDDWITDANYLQLIDVGAGRRHPSDAGHAYLAEKVAAALERFRTAPVTAADEAKPKPAE; this is translated from the coding sequence ATGATCCTGCACCCGCCGACCCGACGGCGCCGCACGGCCCTTGCGATCGGAGGCGCCCTCGCGGTGGCGCTCGCCGTCACCCTGGGCGTCACCCGCCCCTGGCTGCCGCCGGCGGAGACCGCTCCGGTGGCTGCCGCCGAAGACGGCGTCTCACCGGTGGCGCTCGCCCTGCCTGACGATCCCGAGGTACTCGTCTTCGGCGATTCGTGGACCTACGGCTCGGCCGCGACTGTGCCGACCGACGGGTACGCGTACCGCCTTGCCCGACTGCTCCCCGGCGACACGGTCGTGCGCGGGGTGCGCGGCAGCGGGTACCAGCGAGCAGGACTCGACGGACCGGACTTCCTCACCCGCGTCGGCGAACTGGAGTCGTGGATCGATCCGGATCTGATCATCCTGCAGGGATCGATCAACGATCGGCTGTCTGACGCTGCGGCCTATCCCGCCGCGGTGAACGCGGTGTGGGATGCCATGGTCGCGAAGTACCCCGGCGTGCCGATCGTCATCCTGGGACCGGCGCCGCACGAGCTGCCGGTCGGCGCGTCGACGGCGCGCATCGATCGCGATCTCGCCCGTCTCGCCGAGGCGCGGGGCTGGTGGTACATCTCCCCCGTGCAGGACGACTGGATCACCGACGCGAACTACCTGCAGCTGATCGACGTCGGCGCCGGTCGCAGGCATCCGTCGGATGCCGGTCACGCCTACCTCGCAGAGAAGGTCGCCGCCGCGCTCGAGCGCTTCAGGACAGCCCCGGTGACCGCCGCCGACGAGGCGAAGCCGAAGCCGGCCGAGTAG
- a CDS encoding arginine--tRNA ligase, which yields MNPEALSAAVLAVLDPIAASLRPDEALGVDAADIVLERPRNRDHGDWSTNIAMRLAKRLGSSPRDLAQRIADDLAGIDGIQGVEIAGPGFINIRLEAGAAGALAKTIVDAGASYGTNESQAGVSVNVEFVSANPVGPLHIGHTRWAALGDSIVRLLLASGADAVREYYINDAGAQMERFAQSIVAAAKGEPTPEGGYPGEYIAELAARVLAAHPGLLDLPEVEQLVIARDQAYEYQLAEIRASLAAFNVPFDVWFSERTLHAAGPDGASLVDQAVDRLRAQGHVFDEEGAVWVRTTDFGDDKDRVIRRSNGEYTYFAADAAYYLNKSDRGFQNKIYLLGADHHGYVHRLKAVAGAAGEDPEKNIEVLIGQLVSVRGARLSKRAGNIIEMDDLRAWIGTDALRYALERSPADSPLDLDPELLQKRTNDNPVFYVQYAHARTHNVARNAGDSGVDRSEFAPELLTHETESALLGALQEFPRLVAFAAEVREPHRIARYLEELAGLYHRWYDSCRVIPKGDDPIETVHRTRLWLNDATGQVLRNGLDLLGVSAPERM from the coding sequence ATGAACCCTGAAGCCCTCTCCGCCGCCGTCCTCGCCGTCCTCGACCCGATCGCGGCGTCGCTGCGACCGGATGAGGCACTCGGCGTCGACGCTGCGGACATCGTGCTCGAGCGTCCCCGCAATCGGGATCACGGTGACTGGTCGACGAACATCGCGATGCGTCTGGCCAAGCGGCTGGGCTCGAGTCCCCGTGATCTCGCGCAGCGGATCGCCGACGACCTGGCCGGAATCGACGGCATCCAGGGTGTCGAGATCGCCGGTCCTGGATTCATCAACATCCGTCTCGAGGCCGGCGCGGCCGGCGCCCTCGCGAAGACCATCGTCGATGCGGGCGCGTCGTACGGCACCAACGAATCCCAGGCCGGAGTCTCGGTGAACGTCGAGTTCGTCTCGGCGAACCCGGTCGGACCGCTGCACATCGGCCACACCCGGTGGGCTGCTCTGGGTGACTCGATCGTGCGCCTGCTGCTGGCCAGCGGGGCGGATGCCGTGCGCGAGTACTACATCAACGACGCCGGGGCGCAGATGGAGCGGTTCGCGCAGTCGATCGTCGCGGCCGCCAAGGGCGAGCCGACGCCGGAGGGCGGCTATCCGGGGGAGTACATCGCCGAACTCGCCGCACGCGTGCTCGCCGCGCACCCGGGTCTTCTCGATCTTCCCGAGGTCGAGCAGCTCGTGATCGCGCGTGATCAGGCATACGAGTATCAGCTGGCCGAGATCCGGGCATCCCTCGCCGCGTTCAACGTGCCCTTCGACGTGTGGTTCTCGGAGCGGACTCTGCATGCCGCGGGACCTGACGGCGCGAGCCTCGTCGATCAGGCGGTCGACCGGCTGCGCGCTCAGGGGCATGTGTTCGACGAGGAGGGCGCCGTCTGGGTGCGCACCACCGACTTCGGCGATGACAAGGACCGCGTCATCCGGCGCTCGAACGGCGAGTACACGTACTTCGCCGCCGATGCCGCCTACTACCTGAACAAGAGCGACCGCGGCTTCCAGAACAAGATCTATCTGCTCGGTGCGGACCACCACGGTTACGTGCACCGCCTCAAGGCGGTCGCGGGCGCGGCGGGTGAAGACCCCGAGAAGAACATCGAGGTGCTGATCGGTCAGCTCGTCTCGGTGCGTGGCGCTCGTCTGTCCAAGCGTGCCGGGAACATCATCGAGATGGACGATCTGCGGGCATGGATCGGCACCGATGCGCTGCGCTACGCGCTGGAGCGCTCGCCTGCCGATTCGCCGCTCGATCTCGATCCCGAGCTGCTGCAGAAGCGCACCAACGACAACCCGGTGTTCTACGTGCAGTACGCGCACGCTCGCACGCACAATGTGGCGCGCAATGCCGGCGACTCCGGCGTCGACCGTTCGGAGTTCGCTCCTGAGCTGCTCACGCACGAGACCGAGAGCGCTCTGCTCGGCGCGCTGCAGGAGTTCCCCCGCCTGGTGGCGTTCGCCGCCGAGGTGCGTGAACCGCATCGCATCGCGCGCTACCTCGAGGAGCTCGCGGGCCTGTACCACCGCTGGTACGACAGCTGCCGCGTGATCCCGAAGGGCGACGATCCGATCGAGACGGTGCATCGCACGCGGCTGTGGCTGAACGACGCCACCGGACAGGTGCTGCGCAACGGGCTCGACCTGCTCGGCGTCTCGGCCCCCGAGCGGATGTGA
- a CDS encoding MurR/RpiR family transcriptional regulator, with product MVPRTRDNGNGLTIARRIADRRRAMPAAMSRIADVIAEHPAAPVEMTITELAGHAGTSAATVTRFCRALGFDGYTQFRVGVASEIGRGDAEESWHADMGRELSASDEPGKILQTLLSLHIESLQSTASGLDLDSVLRAADAITAARHVDIYGVGGSGVMAREFQGRLYRIGVNAHSWSDVHDGLTSAVLQDQSSVAIGISSTGRTEETVQMLSQARSAGAFTVAITHDSDSPLAALADISLATAEPTAYLRPDDLSVKHSQLLVLDLLYVLAAQQTFGVASTRLAASAMAVAPHRRAPRTHRPDAAVP from the coding sequence ATGGTGCCACGGACCCGCGACAACGGAAACGGCCTGACGATCGCACGACGCATCGCAGACCGTCGTCGCGCCATGCCGGCGGCGATGAGCAGGATCGCCGACGTCATCGCCGAGCATCCTGCCGCTCCGGTCGAGATGACGATCACCGAACTGGCCGGCCACGCCGGAACGTCGGCGGCCACCGTCACCCGGTTCTGCCGCGCGCTCGGCTTCGACGGGTACACGCAGTTCCGGGTGGGCGTCGCCTCCGAGATCGGTCGGGGCGATGCCGAAGAGAGCTGGCACGCCGACATGGGGCGCGAATTGAGCGCATCCGACGAGCCCGGCAAGATCCTGCAGACGCTGCTGAGCCTGCACATCGAGAGCCTGCAGAGCACCGCCTCCGGCCTCGACCTCGACTCCGTCCTGCGCGCGGCGGACGCGATCACGGCGGCGCGCCACGTCGACATCTACGGTGTCGGCGGGAGCGGGGTCATGGCTCGGGAGTTCCAGGGGCGGCTGTACCGCATCGGCGTGAACGCGCACAGCTGGTCCGACGTGCACGACGGTCTCACCAGCGCTGTCCTGCAGGATCAGTCGTCGGTCGCGATCGGCATCTCGAGCACCGGTCGCACCGAGGAGACGGTGCAGATGCTCTCCCAGGCGCGCTCGGCCGGGGCGTTCACCGTCGCCATAACCCACGACAGCGACTCGCCGCTCGCCGCGCTCGCCGACATCTCGCTCGCCACCGCTGAGCCCACCGCCTACCTGCGTCCGGACGACCTGTCGGTCAAGCACTCCCAGCTGCTCGTGCTGGACCTGCTCTACGTGCTCGCCGCGCAGCAGACCTTCGGCGTGGCCTCCACCCGCCTGGCGGCCAGCGCGATGGCCGTGGCTCCGCACCGCCGGGCGCCGCGCACCCACCGGCCCGATGCCGCCGTGCCCTGA
- a CDS encoding LmeA family phospholipid-binding protein, whose protein sequence is MTNAAATTRRPRWPWVVLVIVLVLAALVAAGELVARAIVPNTIRSLVISNLDLPEEQQLDVQVAGVMLPQLITGTLDEVKLASEEVTIGGITGSARVTARDVPVSGGALGAAEGTVSIDQSQFGSLLEASSLPISGIELTEPDATIEADLELFGSRIPVGLTVTPGAEDGDLVLTPVAVMFNGAAVNLDAVSGLVGAAGAAITQPQRICIADRLPAGITLTGLRVEGSRAVADIAADGRIAVDPALLEPGTCPRS, encoded by the coding sequence ATGACGAACGCGGCCGCCACCACGCGTCGACCTCGCTGGCCTTGGGTCGTGCTCGTCATCGTGCTGGTGCTGGCGGCTCTCGTGGCCGCGGGAGAGCTCGTCGCGCGTGCCATCGTGCCGAACACGATCCGCTCGCTCGTGATCTCGAACCTCGATCTGCCCGAGGAGCAGCAGCTCGACGTGCAGGTGGCGGGAGTGATGCTGCCGCAGCTGATCACAGGCACCCTCGACGAGGTGAAGCTCGCCTCGGAAGAGGTCACCATCGGCGGCATCACCGGCTCCGCGCGGGTCACCGCCCGCGACGTCCCGGTCTCGGGAGGAGCACTGGGCGCGGCGGAGGGCACGGTCTCGATCGATCAGAGCCAGTTCGGCTCGCTGCTGGAGGCGTCGTCGCTGCCGATCTCGGGCATCGAGCTGACAGAGCCTGACGCGACGATAGAGGCCGACCTCGAGCTCTTCGGCAGTCGGATCCCCGTCGGGCTCACCGTGACGCCCGGGGCCGAAGACGGCGATCTGGTGCTGACACCCGTCGCGGTGATGTTCAACGGAGCGGCGGTGAACCTGGATGCCGTCTCGGGCCTGGTCGGTGCGGCGGGCGCGGCGATCACACAGCCGCAGCGCATCTGCATCGCCGACCGTCTTCCCGCCGGCATCACCCTCACCGGTCTGCGCGTCGAGGGCAGCCGCGCCGTCGCCGACATCGCCGCCGATGGTCGCATAGCGGTCGACCCGGCGCTCCTCGAGCCCGGGACCTGCCCCCGCTCCTAG
- the ngcE gene encoding N-acetylglucosamine/diacetylchitobiose ABC transporter substrate-binding protein — MDIKDASISRRNLLRGAAAAALLLPFSATLASCAAPGGGGGDKAPAGEVTADNPFGVAANSKVDAVIFNGGYGIDYVENSAKLMEKSKGLDGVTVKVSPSTKIATELQPRFVGGNPPDLIDNSGANSIGWNTILEQLEELDDVLDAKNSDGETISDTVFAGVKDPGTFDGKFVALNYVLTVYGIWYSSSLFEQNGWTVPTSWQDLKDLGAKAKEQGKYLFLWGKEAATYYQTMVIDSAVVQAGDDVRLPLENLAEDAWSHPVLQDILNIFYELIQAGYVKPGGSGTQFTEAQAQWSNGQEALLYPSGSWIENEMKDQTADGFKMKGISELPLDGNQTTPAGTARVEAGEPFIVPSKAKNPEGGKELLRTMLSKEAATDFAKSKLAPTVVKDTVPADGFGSTALVSQSEIIDAAGSNVFTIKSTNLYGMNGDQLPIWNSFLDGKMDVATLTKQLQALVDKVREDDSINKIEIK, encoded by the coding sequence ATGGACATCAAGGACGCATCCATCAGCCGTCGCAACCTGCTGCGCGGTGCAGCGGCCGCAGCGCTGCTGCTGCCGTTCAGCGCCACCCTCGCCTCGTGCGCTGCTCCCGGCGGCGGCGGAGGCGACAAGGCACCGGCCGGTGAAGTCACCGCGGACAACCCGTTCGGCGTGGCAGCCAACTCGAAGGTCGACGCGGTCATCTTCAACGGCGGCTACGGCATCGACTACGTCGAGAACTCCGCGAAGCTGATGGAGAAGAGCAAGGGCCTGGACGGCGTGACGGTGAAGGTCTCGCCGTCGACCAAGATCGCCACCGAGCTGCAGCCGCGGTTCGTCGGCGGCAACCCGCCCGACCTCATCGACAATTCCGGTGCGAACTCGATCGGCTGGAACACGATCCTCGAGCAGCTCGAAGAGCTCGACGACGTGCTCGACGCCAAGAACAGCGACGGTGAGACGATCAGCGACACCGTCTTCGCCGGTGTCAAGGACCCCGGCACGTTCGATGGCAAGTTCGTCGCGCTCAACTACGTGCTGACGGTCTACGGCATCTGGTACTCGTCGAGCCTCTTCGAGCAGAACGGCTGGACGGTTCCCACGAGCTGGCAGGACCTCAAGGACCTCGGCGCCAAGGCCAAGGAGCAGGGCAAGTACCTGTTCCTCTGGGGCAAGGAGGCGGCGACCTACTACCAGACGATGGTCATCGACTCGGCGGTCGTCCAGGCCGGCGACGACGTGCGACTCCCCCTGGAGAACCTCGCCGAAGACGCCTGGTCGCACCCTGTGCTGCAGGACATCCTGAACATCTTCTACGAGCTGATCCAGGCCGGCTACGTCAAGCCGGGCGGCTCGGGCACGCAGTTCACCGAGGCGCAGGCGCAGTGGAGCAACGGCCAGGAGGCCCTGCTCTACCCGTCGGGCTCGTGGATCGAGAACGAGATGAAGGATCAGACGGCCGACGGATTCAAGATGAAGGGCATCTCCGAGCTGCCGCTGGACGGCAACCAGACGACGCCCGCCGGCACGGCACGCGTCGAGGCGGGCGAGCCGTTCATCGTCCCGTCGAAGGCGAAGAACCCCGAGGGCGGCAAGGAGCTGCTTCGCACCATGCTGTCGAAGGAGGCTGCCACCGACTTCGCCAAGAGCAAGCTCGCGCCCACGGTCGTCAAGGACACCGTCCCGGCCGACGGATTCGGTTCGACCGCGCTGGTCTCGCAGTCCGAGATCATCGATGCGGCGGGCAGCAACGTCTTCACGATCAAGTCGACGAACCTGTACGGCATGAACGGCGACCAGCTGCCGATCTGGAACTCGTTCCTCGACGGCAAGATGGACGTCGCCACGCTCACCAAGCAGCTGCAGGCGCTGGTCGACAAGGTGCGGGAGGACGACTCCATCAACAAGATCGAGATCAAGTGA
- a CDS encoding carbohydrate ABC transporter permease, translating to MTTAPGVDAALDTVAVTAARAGRRKPPRLGRRALTFDYVSFLLVFLGLPVAVFLIFVISPFVQAVYYAMTNWTGFTPEMDFIGVKNFVKLFNDSTFMQAMGNNILLAIVLPLITLTIALIFASMITIGGPSSGQVRGLRASSFYRVVSFFPYVIPAIVIGILWSMIYTPSGLLNGLLGAVGIDMNDFAWLGDERTAMGASIFVMAWGMIGFYMVLFIAAIKGVPAEIYEAARIDGAGRFRTTVSITLPLIRDNVQTAYIYLGIMALDAYVYMVALNATGGPGNSTLVMSQYLFRTAFEKGQFGLASAMGVVLAVITLIFAAAVFLVNRLTGGKDDGGRA from the coding sequence GTGACCACTGCTCCCGGAGTCGACGCGGCGCTGGACACCGTCGCCGTGACGGCGGCCCGGGCGGGGCGGCGCAAGCCGCCCCGCCTCGGGCGGCGCGCGCTGACCTTCGACTACGTCTCCTTCCTGCTGGTGTTCCTCGGCCTGCCGGTCGCGGTGTTCCTGATCTTCGTGATCTCGCCGTTCGTGCAGGCCGTGTACTACGCGATGACGAACTGGACCGGCTTCACCCCCGAGATGGACTTCATCGGGGTGAAGAACTTCGTCAAGCTCTTCAACGACTCGACTTTCATGCAGGCGATGGGCAACAACATCCTGCTCGCCATCGTGCTGCCGCTGATCACCCTCACGATCGCTCTCATCTTCGCGAGCATGATCACCATCGGCGGCCCCAGCAGCGGCCAGGTGCGCGGGCTGCGTGCGTCGAGCTTCTATCGCGTGGTGTCGTTCTTCCCGTACGTCATCCCCGCCATCGTCATCGGCATCCTGTGGAGCATGATCTACACGCCCAGCGGCCTGCTGAACGGGCTGCTCGGCGCGGTCGGCATCGATATGAACGACTTCGCCTGGCTCGGCGACGAGCGCACCGCGATGGGCGCCTCCATCTTCGTCATGGCCTGGGGCATGATCGGCTTCTACATGGTGCTGTTCATCGCCGCGATCAAGGGGGTGCCGGCCGAGATCTACGAGGCGGCGCGCATCGACGGCGCAGGCCGGTTCCGCACCACGGTGTCCATCACGCTGCCACTCATCCGCGACAACGTGCAGACCGCCTACATCTACCTCGGCATCATGGCCCTGGACGCCTACGTGTACATGGTCGCGCTGAACGCGACCGGTGGCCCAGGCAACAGCACGCTCGTGATGAGCCAGTACCTGTTCCGCACGGCCTTCGAGAAGGGCCAGTTCGGCCTCGCCAGCGCCATGGGCGTGGTGCTCGCCGTGATCACACTCATCTTCGCCGCGGCCGTGTTCCTCGTGAACCGCCTCACCGGCGGCAAGGACGACGGAGGTCGAGCATGA
- a CDS encoding DUF488 domain-containing protein: MILTVGHSTHPLDEFTELLAAAEVRALVDVRRLPGSNRYPWFNADALAEALPDHDIRYLRIEQLGGRRRIQREIPDEINGMWRNRSFHNYADYALGADFAEGIAELQSVADAADGRAAVMCSEAVWWRCHRRIIADHLLARDIAVGHLMPDGRVAEATLTRGAVISGGVVEYPSTE, from the coding sequence ATGATCCTCACCGTCGGCCATTCCACCCACCCTCTGGACGAGTTCACCGAGCTGCTGGCCGCCGCAGAGGTGCGCGCGCTGGTCGACGTGCGACGTCTGCCCGGATCCAACCGGTATCCGTGGTTCAACGCCGACGCTCTCGCCGAGGCGCTGCCCGACCACGACATCCGATATCTGCGGATCGAGCAGCTCGGCGGTCGCCGGAGAATCCAGCGCGAGATACCCGACGAGATCAACGGGATGTGGCGCAACCGCAGTTTCCACAACTACGCGGATTATGCCTTGGGCGCAGACTTCGCCGAGGGGATCGCGGAGCTGCAGTCCGTCGCGGACGCCGCCGACGGACGAGCGGCCGTGATGTGCTCGGAGGCGGTCTGGTGGCGCTGCCACCGGCGGATCATCGCCGATCATCTGCTGGCGCGCGACATCGCGGTCGGCCATCTGATGCCCGACGGCCGCGTGGCAGAGGCGACGCTGACGCGCGGAGCCGTGATCAGCGGTGGAGTGGTGGAGTACCCGTCGACCGAGTGA
- a CDS encoding YihY/virulence factor BrkB family protein has protein sequence MARTSAKVIRRLLQLRIVRAALLYTGRRGPMLADAVTYRALFSVFAAVLLGFSAAALWLSQDAAAWTAVVSAVDSAVPGLIATGDDKGIVDLDDIKAPGGLSVAGVISLIGLIGSALGAIGSMRNAVRTIAGTESADVMWYLVLLRSVLLALIIGGTFVAAAGLTFAGELIVGWFAGIVGVAGDSAVVFWTVRLLSMVIVFALDAVLIAAVYRMLSGVRASAGVLWGGAAIGAVGLLVLQELSSLFVGGARSNPLLASFASLLALLLWLNLSSQVILLASALITISHRERSDRVAERFGAETLPEFALRRAEDDVRAATANLRAAQKAAAPE, from the coding sequence ATGGCGCGGACATCTGCGAAGGTGATCCGCCGCCTGCTGCAGCTGCGCATCGTGCGCGCCGCGCTGCTCTACACCGGCAGGCGCGGGCCGATGCTCGCCGATGCGGTCACGTACCGCGCGCTGTTCAGCGTGTTCGCCGCCGTGCTGCTCGGGTTCTCGGCGGCGGCGCTCTGGCTCTCACAGGACGCCGCGGCCTGGACCGCCGTCGTCTCGGCCGTGGACTCGGCAGTGCCCGGTCTCATCGCGACCGGCGACGACAAGGGCATCGTCGACCTCGATGACATCAAGGCGCCGGGCGGGCTGTCGGTCGCAGGGGTGATCTCGCTGATCGGTCTCATCGGCTCGGCGCTCGGGGCGATCGGGTCGATGCGCAATGCGGTGCGCACGATCGCCGGGACGGAGTCCGCCGATGTGATGTGGTACCTCGTGCTGCTGCGCAGCGTGCTGCTCGCGCTGATCATCGGCGGCACCTTCGTCGCCGCCGCAGGCCTCACCTTCGCCGGGGAGCTGATCGTGGGCTGGTTCGCCGGGATCGTGGGAGTCGCCGGCGACTCGGCCGTGGTGTTCTGGACGGTGCGTCTGCTGTCGATGGTGATCGTGTTCGCGCTGGATGCCGTTCTCATCGCCGCGGTGTACCGGATGCTGTCCGGCGTGCGCGCCTCGGCCGGCGTGCTGTGGGGCGGCGCCGCGATCGGTGCGGTGGGCCTGCTCGTCCTTCAGGAGCTGTCGAGCCTGTTCGTCGGCGGCGCGAGATCGAATCCGCTGCTCGCCTCGTTCGCGTCGCTGCTGGCGCTGCTGCTGTGGCTGAACCTCTCGTCGCAGGTCATCCTGCTGGCGAGTGCCCTGATCACGATCTCGCACCGCGAGCGCAGCGACCGGGTCGCGGAGCGCTTCGGCGCCGAGACGCTGCCCGAGTTCGCGCTGCGTCGGGCAGAGGACGACGTGCGAGCCGCCACGGCGAATCTGCGCGCGGCGCAGAAGGCGGCAGCTCCCGAGTGA
- the lysA gene encoding diaminopimelate decarboxylase encodes MHSPDSSPAPGWLVVPDDANDLVEGVWPMSAQRDADGELHIAGVAVGELVRVHGTPLQVIDESEVRRRAAALRSAFERAAVAHGTTARVYYAGKALLNTSIVRWVLDEGLNVDVCTGGELEVALAGGADAGRLGFHGNNKSVAELERAVDAGVGTIIIDSVIEVERLAAIVSRTGASQRVMLRVNSGVHAETHDFLATAHEDQKFGFPLGQAPAVVARIREIDGLVFAGLHCHIGSQIFGVAGFRESASRLLDLHQQLLEGGAIPQLNLGGGFGIAYTRVDDPTPIADLADGIVAAVAEGCAARGIPVPALSFEPGRAIVGNAGVTLYEIGTTKDVALETATRRYVSVDGGMSDNARPALYGAQYSARLASRIGTDDPVLVRVVGKHCESGDIVVDHEYLPGDLTPGDLLAVPATGAYCAPLSSNYNHVPRPPIVAVADGEARVIVRGESLADLLARDAGIPQ; translated from the coding sequence GTGCATTCCCCCGACTCCTCTCCCGCCCCCGGATGGCTGGTCGTCCCCGACGACGCCAACGACCTGGTCGAGGGGGTGTGGCCGATGTCGGCGCAGCGGGATGCCGACGGTGAGCTGCACATCGCCGGCGTGGCGGTCGGCGAGCTGGTCCGCGTTCACGGCACGCCTCTGCAGGTGATCGACGAGTCCGAGGTGCGCCGCCGGGCTGCAGCGCTGCGCTCCGCCTTCGAGCGAGCGGCGGTCGCTCACGGAACGACGGCGCGCGTCTACTACGCGGGCAAGGCTCTGCTGAACACGTCGATCGTGCGCTGGGTGCTGGACGAGGGGCTGAACGTCGACGTCTGCACCGGCGGCGAGCTCGAGGTGGCGCTGGCCGGGGGAGCGGATGCCGGGAGGCTGGGTTTCCACGGCAACAACAAGTCGGTGGCAGAGCTCGAGCGGGCCGTGGATGCCGGCGTGGGCACCATCATCATCGACAGCGTCATCGAGGTCGAGCGTCTGGCCGCCATCGTCTCCCGCACCGGCGCGTCGCAGCGGGTCATGCTGCGCGTGAACAGCGGCGTGCACGCCGAGACCCACGACTTCCTGGCGACCGCCCACGAGGACCAGAAGTTCGGCTTCCCGCTCGGGCAGGCGCCGGCCGTCGTCGCGCGGATCCGCGAGATCGACGGACTCGTGTTCGCCGGCCTCCACTGCCACATCGGCTCCCAGATCTTCGGGGTCGCCGGGTTCCGTGAATCCGCCTCGCGCCTGCTCGACCTGCACCAGCAGCTGCTCGAGGGCGGCGCCATCCCCCAGCTCAACCTCGGCGGAGGGTTCGGCATCGCTTACACGCGCGTCGACGACCCGACGCCCATCGCCGATCTCGCCGACGGCATCGTCGCGGCTGTCGCCGAAGGGTGCGCAGCCCGCGGCATCCCCGTGCCCGCACTCTCGTTCGAACCGGGCCGGGCGATCGTCGGCAACGCCGGCGTGACCCTCTACGAGATCGGGACGACCAAGGACGTCGCTCTCGAGACGGCCACTCGCCGCTACGTGAGCGTCGACGGAGGCATGAGCGACAATGCCCGCCCGGCCCTGTACGGCGCGCAGTACTCGGCGCGCCTGGCCTCCCGGATAGGCACCGACGATCCCGTGCTGGTGCGCGTCGTGGGCAAGCACTGCGAGTCGGGCGACATCGTCGTCGACCACGAGTACCTGCCCGGCGATCTGACCCCGGGCGACCTTCTCGCCGTCCCCGCCACGGGAGCTTACTGCGCGCCCCTGTCGAGCAATTACAACCATGTGCCCCGGCCGCCCATCGTCGCCGTGGCCGACGGAGAGGCACGCGTGATCGTGCGCGGCGAATCGCTCGCCGACCTGCTCGCTCGCGACGCGGGCATCCCGCAGTGA
- a CDS encoding carbohydrate ABC transporter permease has translation MTAGDRVVGAVSHVVLTIWAIIVILPMLWTLLSSFKSTKEIFASPFGLPAQWNFDNYVSAWGKYNFGQMFLNTVVVVGSALLLVMLLGAMCAYVLARFSVPGSRVIYYLMLAGLTFPVFLAIVPLFFILQGMGLLNTLPGLIITYVAFALPFTVFFLFSFFKSLPYEIQEAAYVDGASEWRTFFQVMLPMAKPGLAAVAILNFLGLWNQFLLPVALNTEQAKYVLSQGMAAFASAAGYAVDFGALFAAVIITIAPVLLVYVFFQRQLQGSVTQGTSK, from the coding sequence ATGACCGCAGGAGACCGCGTCGTCGGCGCCGTCTCGCACGTGGTGCTGACCATCTGGGCGATCATTGTGATCCTGCCCATGCTCTGGACGCTGCTGAGCTCGTTCAAGTCCACGAAGGAGATCTTCGCGTCTCCGTTCGGCCTGCCGGCGCAGTGGAACTTCGACAACTACGTCTCGGCCTGGGGCAAGTACAACTTCGGCCAGATGTTCCTGAACACGGTCGTCGTCGTCGGATCGGCGCTGCTGCTCGTGATGCTGCTCGGCGCCATGTGCGCGTACGTGCTGGCCCGCTTCTCGGTGCCAGGCAGCCGGGTGATCTACTACCTGATGCTGGCCGGGCTCACTTTCCCCGTGTTCCTCGCGATCGTGCCGCTGTTCTTCATCCTCCAGGGGATGGGCCTGCTGAACACGCTGCCCGGACTGATCATCACCTACGTGGCCTTCGCCCTGCCCTTCACGGTGTTCTTCCTGTTCTCCTTCTTCAAGTCGCTCCCCTACGAGATCCAGGAGGCCGCCTACGTCGACGGCGCAAGCGAGTGGCGCACATTCTTCCAGGTGATGCTTCCGATGGCGAAGCCGGGACTCGCCGCGGTGGCGATCCTGAACTTCCTGGGACTCTGGAACCAGTTCCTGCTGCCGGTGGCGCTGAACACCGAGCAGGCGAAGTATGTGCTCTCGCAGGGCATGGCGGCGTTCGCGTCCGCCGCCGGGTACGCGGTGGACTTCGGCGCGCTGTTCGCCGCCGTGATCATCACGATCGCCCCGGTGCTGCTGGTGTACGTCTTCTTCCAGCGTCAGCTGCAGGGGTCGGTCACGCAGGGCACGTCGAAGTAG
- a CDS encoding DUF2945 domain-containing protein: MTRRYKVGEHVSWNSEAGRVRGRITKVHTSDFEFMGRTRRASDDDPQYEIKSDKTDHVAAHQGSALTLLDD; the protein is encoded by the coding sequence ATGACGAGAAGGTACAAGGTCGGAGAGCACGTCAGCTGGAACTCCGAGGCGGGGCGCGTGCGCGGGCGCATCACGAAGGTGCACACGTCCGATTTCGAGTTCATGGGCCGCACGCGACGCGCCAGTGACGACGACCCGCAGTACGAGATCAAGAGCGACAAGACCGACCACGTCGCGGCGCACCAGGGAAGCGCACTGACGCTGCTCGACGACTGA